The following coding sequences are from one Delphinus delphis chromosome 19, mDelDel1.2, whole genome shotgun sequence window:
- the PHF12 gene encoding PHD finger protein 12, whose protein sequence is MWEKMETKTIVYDLDTSGGLMEQIQALLAPPKTDEAEKRSRKPEKEPRRSGRATNHDSCDSCKEGGDLLCCDHCPAAFHLQCCNPPLSEEMLPPGEWMCHRCTVRRKKREQKKELGHVNGLVDKSGKRTTSPSSDTDLLDRSASKTELKAIAHARILERRASRPGTPTSNASTETPTSEQNDVDEDIIDVDEEPVAAEPDYVQPQLRRPFELLIAAAMERNPTQFQLPNELTCTTALPGSSKRRRKEETTGKNVKKTQHELDHNGLVPLPVKVCFTCNRSCRVAPLIQCDYCPLLFHMDCLEPPLTAMPLGRWMCPNHIEHVVLNQKNMTLSNRCQVFDRFQDTISQHVVKVDFLNRIHKKHPPNRRVLQSVKRRSLKVPDAIKSQYQFPPPLIAPAAIRDGELICNGIPEESQTHLLNSEHLATQAEQQEWLCSVVALQCSILKHLSAKQMPSHWDSEQTEKADIKPVIVTDSSITNSLQTADKAPTPSHYPLSCPSGLSTQNSLSCSPPHQPPTLEDISCSSCAEKSKKAPCGTANGPVNTEVKANGPHLYSSPTDSTDPRRLPGANTPLPGLSHRQGWPRPLTPPAAGGLQNHTVGIIVKTENATGPSSCPQRSLVPVPSLPPSVPSSCASIENTSTLQRKTVQSQIGPPLAESRPLGSAPSATRVLTPPQAAGDGILATGANQRFCSPAPSSDGKVSPGTLSIGSALTVPSFPANSTAMVDLTNSLRAFMDVNGEIEINMLDEKLVKFLALQRIHQLFPSRVQASPGSVGAHPLASGGHHTEVPRREVQARAVFYPLLGLGGAVNMCYRTLYIGTGADMDVCLTNYGHCNYVSGKHACIFYDENTKHYELLNYSEHGTTVDNVLYSCDFSEKTPPTPPSSIVAKVQSVIRRRRHQKQDEEPSEEAAMMSSQAQGPQRRPCNCKASSSSLIGGSGAGWEGTALLHHGSYIKLGCLQFVFSITEFATKQPKGDAGLLQDGVLAEKLSLKPHQGPVLRSNSVP, encoded by the exons TAACCCTCCACTGAGTGAAGAGATGTTGCCTCCTGGGGAGTGGATGTGTCACCGGTGCACTGTTCGCCGAAAG AAACGAGAGCAGAAAAAGGAGCTGGGCCACGTCAATGGACTGGTGGACAAATCTGGCAAACGGACTACATCCCCCAGCAGCGACACTGACTTGTTGGACAGATCAGCTAGCAAAACTGAACTCAAGGCCATTGCCCATGCCCGGATCCTGGAAAGGAGAGCCAGCCGTCCTGGCACGCCCACATCCAATGCCAGCACAGAGACCCCCACCTCTGAGCAGAATGATGTCGACGAGGACATCATCGACGTGGACGAGGAGCCAGTGGCAGCAGAGCCGGACTACGTGCAGCCCCAGCTAAGGCGCCCCTTTGAGCTGCTGATTGCTGCCGCCATGGAGCGGAACCCCACCCAATTTCAGTTGCCCAATGAACTGACTTgtaccactgcactaccag GTTCTagcaagaggagaagaaaggaggaaaccaCAGGGAAAAACGTTAAGAAGACACAGCATGAGTTAGATCACAATGGTCTTGTTCCCTTACCAGTCAAAGTCTGTTTCACGTGTAACAG GAGTTGTCGCGTGGCCCCTCTTATCCAGTGTGACTATTGCCCCCTCCTGTTCCACATGGACTGCCTCGAGCCACCGCTCACTGCCATGCCCCTGGGCAGATGGATGTGTCCGAATCACATCGAACATGTGGTG CTGAACCAGAAGAACATGACGCTGAGCAATCGGTGCCAGGTGTTTGACCGTTTCCAGGACACCATTTCGCAGCACGTTGTCAAAGTGGACTTCCTGAACCGAATCCACAAGAAGCACCCTCCTAACCGCCGCGTGCTCCAGTCGGTCAAAAGAAGAAGCTTGAAG GTTCCCGATGCTATCAAATCTCAGTACCAGTTTCCACCCCCTCTCATTGCACCCGCGGCCATTCGGGATGGGGAGCTGATCTGCAATGGGATCCCTGAGGAATCACAGACGCACCTTTTGAACTCTGAGCACTTAGCCACCCAGGCAGAGCAGCAAGAG TGGCTCTGTAGTGTTGTTGCGCTCCAGTGCAGCATATTGAAACATTTATCTGCTAAGCAGATGCCTTCGCATTGGGACTCTGAGCAGACAGAGAAGGCTGATATTAAGCCTGTTATTGTGACTGACAGCTCAATCACCAACTCCCTGCAAACAGCTGACAAGGCACCTACACCTTCCCACTACCCCTTGTCCTGCCCCTCAGGGCTTAGCACCCAGAATTCCCTGAGCTGCTCTCCACCCCACCAGCCCCCAACCCTAGAGGACATCAGCTGCAGTTCTTGTGCGGAAAAATCCAAGAAAGCCCCCTGTGGGACTGCCAACGGGCCAGTGAACACAGAGGTGAAAGCCAATGGCCCACACCTCTACAGCAGCCCCACTGATTCCACGGACCCCCGGCGACTTCCAGGCGCCAACACCCCCCTACCAGGCCTCTCACACCGGCAAGGCTGGCCTCGGCCCCTCACGCCACCAGCGGCTGGGGGGCTTCAGAACCACACCGTCGGCATCATTGTGAAGACAGAGAATGCCACTGGCCCCAGCTCTTGCCCCCAGAGGAGTTTGGTTCCTGTCCCAAGCCTACCCCCTTCCGTTCCCAGCTCTTGTGCCAGCATCGAGAACACCAGCACTTTGCAAAGAAAGACTGTCCAATCACAGATAGGACCTCCGCTGGCAGAGTCAAGGCCCCTGGGCTCAGCCCCAAGTGCCACCCGGGTGCTCACTCCCCCCCAAGCAGCAGGAGATGGTATCTTGGCCACAGGAGCCAACCAACGATTCTGCTCACCAGCGCCATCGTCAG ATGGCAAGGTCAGCCCCGGCACGTTATCCATAGGAAGCGCTTTAACCGTACCCTCTTTCCCAGCCAACTCTACTGCCATGGTGGACCTCACCAACTCACTTCGAGCATTTATGGATGTCAATGGAG AAATCGAGATAAATATGCTGGACGAGAAGCTGGTCAAGTTTCTGGCCTTGCAGAGAATACATCAGCTTTTCCCCTCCCGGGTCCAAGCTTCACCGGGCAGTGTCGGGGCACATCCGCTGGCTTCTGGAGGGCACCACACAGAAG TGCCGAGAAGGGAAGTACAGGCCCGAGCTGTGTTCTACCCTCTCTTAGGGTTGGGAGGAGCTGTGAACATGTGCTATCGAACCCTCTACATCGGGACAG GAGCTGACATGGACGTGTGCCTTACAAACTATGGTCACTGTAACTACGTGTCTGGGAAACACGCCTGCATCTTCTACGATGAG AATACCAAACATTATGAGCTGTTAAACTACAGTGAGCACGGGACGACGGTGGACAACGTGCTGTATTCATGTGACTTCTCTGAGAAGACCCCGCCAACCCCCCCAAGCAGTATTGTTGCCAAAGTGCAGAGTGTCATCA GGCGCCGCCGGCACCAGAAACAGGATGAAGAGCCAAGTGAGGAGGCAGCCATGATGAGCTCCCAGGCCCAGGGGCCGCAGCGGAGACCCTGCAACTGCAAAGCCAGCAGCTCGAGCTTGATTGGGGGCAGTGGGGCCGGCTGGGAGGGCACGGCCTTACTGCACCACGGCAGCTACATCAAGCTGGGGTGCCTGCAGTTTGTCTTCAGCATCACTGAGTTTGCGACCAAACAGCCCAAAGGCGATGCCGGCCTGCTACAGGATGGGGTCTTGGCCGAGAAGCTCTCTCTCAAGCCCCACCAGGGCCCTGTGCTGCGCTCCAACTCCGTTCCCTAG